ATGGGACAGAAGGGAATCTGGGAATCCAATCAACTAGGGGTGGATGATATGGCCAAAATATCATATAATGATTTTTTCAGGAAGGATCGGTGACCCACGATCTTATTGTGATTCTATTTCATGTtagtttttaaagggatagttcactcaaaaatgaaaaatcatttactcactttcaagctgttccaaaaaaaaatatctttcttctgctgaacacaagtATTTTTCTGAATAGTGTTGATAAcaaaacagttgacagtagcccgtttctgccactgaataaaaaataaaacaaggtagttgtgacttttttttctcacaattatgagtttTAGTCAGAATttcgagatataaacttgcaattccgTTAAAAATAATTCAGAGACTGTgaactcgcaattctgattttatatctcgcaattgtgagtaatgaagtcagaattgcgagataaaaagttgcagttaacttgtttcatttttttttagtggTGGAAATAGGCTTCCATAAGCCACTggcttccatagtatgaaaaaaaggtTACCCACCGGTGTtgaggaaagttacttttaaaagtaatgcattacaatattaatACTAATTGCATGCAAATACAACAGGCAGAAGAAAATGCATATTCACGTGTGTACAGTAGAGGGCGCACCTCACACAAACCTCTCAGCTGTGCTACCATTCTGATTGCATGAAGAATAGGATGCAGGAAAAAAAGTTCAAcactttttaacaataataaaaaaaaaaagaaacataaaaatcatttttGCTTATAAGGATGGTTGAATTAGTTCATCAAAGTACAGCAGCGAAGACAATGATTATTAAAATGGGATtcaaaacataaattatatttgtgatATAATCGCCCACCCCTAATATCAACTACACATTcatgcataaaaattaaaaatccaCTAACATCATGGTGGGGACGTCTtcagaaaatgcagaaaataacacacttcacctttaacctGTGTTCCGGTCTTTAAATGAAAGCATGCATGTGAATGTTTGTTATTCATATGCGCcgtctgtgtgtttgtgggagGTTAAGCCTCCTCTTTTCcatttcctctctgtctctctcagtgcCTCCGGAGTGGAGCGTCATGAATGACCCAGCCTTCAGCCGAAAGCCCCGCTGTGCCAAAGTGGAGCGAGCTCAACACTGCAGCTGTGACGCAGGCTTCCACATGAGCGGCACCTCAGACAACAGCATCTGTCAGGGTGGGTCCATGCAGGGATTTTGGTAGAGATCTCCGGATGCATTAAAGCAATAAACTACTTACAATGATTATACCAGCAAATGCTACATGTATTATTAACAATGATAGAAGATGACACTTAATAAGGGCCACTTTAACATGTCagatcaggtaaaaaaaaaaaaaaaaaaattctgacctaAAATATTTAGGCGTActataaaaagttttatattttaataatttaacaatacattCACAAGTTCACAGTACTTGATTTATGGTCACATGacattcatgtaaaaaaataaaaaataaattatatataaatatatatatatatatatatatatatatatatatatatatatatatatatatatatatatatatatatatatatatatataaaaatttataatatatatattagtgttacATTTTTACGATTCAATTAATTATTCGCTTTTTCATCAAAAGTTTGGCTTTTACAGTAGAACAGGGCTAAAGGCTTGAAATAAAGGCACAATTTATTGACGTGATAATAAATAAGAAGCTGACTTTTCACTTTGTTGACATGACATAGTTAGATTCTGATGGTGTTAACATCACCATATCTATAATCGAAcaagcatatttaaaaatatgagaTGAAACATATCATATACTGAAATATCCCATTTATTGTTACAACTATAAAGCTATATTAAGTTATAATAGAATCTCTTTCACAGCtttaagaatcttttttttttttttaaatgtgttaaatatatgCTATAGGACTAGTTCAAATAATATTTTCCCTaaggtgtattttattttagtttctgtGACTGTCTCTTGTCAGATCCACACATGTAATCATATGTTGAGTTGTTATGTCTGCATGTTCCCAGATGTGAATGAATGTGAGGTGTATAAGACTGAGCGTGGAGGGCCTCTGTGCGGTCACGCCTGTGTAAACGTCCCGGGATCCTACCATTGTTCCTGTCCCACCGGATACAAGCTGCTCGCTGATGGAAGAAGCTGTGAGGGTGAGTGAGAAACGCTCTTAATACGTGTGTTTTACAGCCTGATGTCACAGGAGAGTAAGAAATAAATAGTTCAACTAATAATAAACATCCTGACGTTattaactcatcctcatgtcggtCCAAACCCGTATGATGTCTTTGCTGAAAGAGCCTCTGATTTTAGTGGTTTTACACTTTGCAAAGCTCTGCAGGGGTAAATGAAGTGGGTAGATGAAGACAAATAGTGAGAAGCGGTTTATTTCGGGATTTGGCTGGTGAGGCTTAAGTACATTTGGAGAACAAATGAGAGAGATGTTTTGGCTGATCATGAAAAaatttggataaaataaaatatacaatattttcagtagtagcattaataataataataataataataataataaaaataataataataataataataaacctaaactaaaataaaaaacaatatatttgacctagctcttttttttttttgacaactaGTCAATTTTTGTGACCCATCACTAATATTTATGTAGTGTAAGTCTGACATTTAAATAAGGTTGTCTTGttgtattatttgtatgtattgtCAAGTTTAAGGctgttccttttttcttttttttctgccatattaagcaaaaaaaaaaaaaaaaatgaaataaaataaaataaaatacaacaaaatattaaatattatattttattctgccATGTAGTAGAAATTTGGCTTAAATACAGGAGTTTCATGCATTTAAAGTGTGGATAATTTTCTAGTTGAAATTATGATTATcttagaataataaataataaatcaaataacattttaaaatgcttttaaatatttaatttatcatcTAGATAAATAAAGGAACCatctagaagaagaaaaaaacagaaagtaatttctTACCACTGATGAATGAAATGCTTGCTCTTttagaaaatctaaataaaataaaatatatttaattctcaAATAAAAAGCGTTTCATTGGGCAGGTGGAAAACATGTGACTTGATTATAAATCTTtgtctatatacaataaatagACAGGGTAACAAAGATAGCAATATATTAAATTTGGTAAGAAgacaaaacacaattaaaaatatttaatgcatttaaaatgtatgcatataacTTGCATGAAATTGTATGTAATGCCATGGAGTGTCAGATGTGCAATGATGTGGCTCAATACAGAAAATGTAAACAggaaatacagattttaaataataattatagaaatatattgtAAAGACACTTCAGTTTTAGATATTGCACAAGTGATTGAAAAGTATCAAATGTACAATGCATTTTAACACACGTGATGCTGTTATACAAAGATGATCCCACTCAGAAATCCAGCCAGGAACACATCTACCATAATTAGAGAGAGAACTACGCAAATCAGATTTAAAGTCTAAATGAAAATTCCCTCATGTAGCCAGCATTTCCAGCTCTATGCATCTTCTCTCACTCTATTATTTCTCTCCTCTCTGAATCGAATGTCTCCAGATGTGGATGAATGTCTTACCCAACAGCACAACTGCAGTCATGGCACCACCTGTATCAACAGCGGAGGAGGTTTCCAGTGTGTTAACCCAGAGTGTCCACCCTCGAACGGCAACATCAGCTACGTGAAAACATCACCTTTGTGAGTTAGCATACAGCATGCACACCTAGTGAGCTGCCTGATTACCTACTGCATGCAACTCAAATAAGACCTGCTTTACAAACAAGTTAAAACAACAGGAGACTTGACAACTTTTTTTCTACGTGCAATTTGATTTAATGAGAGTCTCGGGACCGATAACTGTCTCTATCCAATCACGTGgatggataaaaataaaattaaaacagaaaagtacaactctgattttaaaatatgcttaatattaCTGTAACTTGAGTATTTGTAATGTATTACTTACTCACACCTCTGTGATTATGAACTGAAAAGACATAATTATGACATGCtgtcataattataaaataattattaggtAAATTATGAGATAAGACAAATTATGACATGTCAAAATTGGCATACTAAATCATGAAAATTAGatgaaaattaacattaattcagaattatgagaaaaaagatGGAATTATGACATATAATAATTAAGATTTAGTGTGTCATTATGATAAAAAAGTTACATTACAAAAGTAAATGAAACATACTAAGTCATAATTGAGATGAAAtagaaaagtcaaaattatgggATCGTCATACGGTtaaatttatttactttcataattttgacttttcaaTTTCATATCAAATATGAGTATATGACTTAGTATGTTTAATTTGGACATTTATCTCATAATGACATACTAAGTCatgattatgagataaaagtcagaATCATAATACATTTAGTCAAATTGTTAAAATTATGTAATCTCATCGTTTTGACTTCAGTTTCCTCTCAATTATGACTTAGTATGTTTAACTTGGACTTTTATATCATAATGACATAGTAAGTCAGGATTATGAGATTAAAGTCTGAATAATTATATACTAAAGTTATATAGTTAAAACGATgtaatctcataattttgacttttcaaTTTCATCTCAACTATGACTTAGTACCttaaattttgactttttatctcagtgACATAAGTCTTAATTTATGAGATAAAAGGcaaaattatgacatactaaATCAAAATTATGAGACAGTCATCTTAAGTTTCATATCATTTACATCGCATCATTATGACCTAGTAtgtccatttacattttttacttcataactatgaaataaatgtcagaattatgattttccaaagcattttttttttcttttatgatgGAAATGAGGTTACAAATTAAAAAGTGGATATGCATTGTGACAGATTCGTTTGCATGCATCCTATAAATCACAAgtatttaattatgtaatatgTTTTATCGTAGCTTTTAAAAATGTGAACTGTGATTatcaattaaagggatactccaccccaaaatgaaaatgttgtcattaatcacttactcccatgtcattccaaacccataaaagctttgttcgtcttgggaacacaatttaagatattttggatgaaaaccgggaggcttgtgaatgtcccatagactgccaagtaagttacactgtcaaggtccagaaaagtatgaaagacatcgtcagaatactccatctgccatcagttgttcaaccgtaacgttatgacaagaatactttttgaacgtgaagaaaactaaaataatgactttattcaacagttcatctcctctgtgtctctccacatcaccgccACAAGGgtatgctgttttctttcaaatcaaagcgtaaatacacGCAGAAAACGCATCCTTGTGTCGcaactgacacagaagagcgcaCGCTCTCTGCATTCAGCGAAAATGACGCTATGGTgatacagagagacacagagaagacaaattgttgaaagtttggaacgacatgagggtgagttatcaatgacataattttgattattgggtgaactaaccctttaaattgtgtttcattttggtatggagtatccctttaaataaagttCTTGGGATTGTGTGGACTTGATTACTTAACTAGGTTTTGGAATTGATCTGTAGTGTTTAATGATCCACAGACAGTGTGAAAGGAATCCCTGTCCCATGGAGAGCCGCTCATGTCCGTTTGCCGCTAAGACCATTTCTTACCACTACCTGTCTCTGCCGTCCAACCTGCGCACCCCGGCCACGCTGTTCCGCATGGCCACTGCGACGGCTCCGGGTCGGCCGGGTCCAGACAGCCTTCGCTTTGGCATCGCAGGCGGAGGTGACGCCCGCAGCATGTTCGTGATGCAGCGCTCAGACCGTCAGACCGGAGAGCTGATCCTGGTCCAGCCGCTGCGAGGCCCGCAGGAGCTCAGCGTGGAGGTGGAGATGTCCGAATACGCCGACCGCACTTTCCAAGCCAAATATCTGGCACGGGtcaaccttctgatttcaccCTACGAGTTCTGAAGAGGCTGGCCGCTGTCTAGATTGAGTGCTGATGATGAGACTTTTGTTACTAAAGCTGAATGATGGAGTTGTTCTCAGATGCGACTCGATATTGATGCTGGAATAGCACAAAACTGAAAGATATAGAAAGTACAGTGAAAGTCATGCTTAGATGGAAGTGAAATTATGACctttaaggtatttttttttttatataatgaaaaatcAAATGCTTTTGCTTTACCTTTTCATACATATCATGGTTAAAGGTTAAGTGTGTATTTTTTCTTGTAACAGTTAAATATACTTTTGTGCTGGATAtctgtttttaaaatcaaatgcaagacgtttaaagatattttaagacctgcacaaataaaatgtccAAACACAACAAACCACAAATTATTTTACTAATTGAAGCACTCtcgtatttaattcatttatatcaATTTTTCCATCCTagaatttaagaccttttaaaatgataattatgaCTTTTGTTATACCATTTTTTAACcttatatttgataaataaataaaaaagatcacAATATTACACACTTGACCTTCCATAAACCATTTCACAAATATCATTTCTAATTTCTCTAACACATCTCAGATTGATAAAGGTTGATGCAAGTGGGAAAAAGTCAATAAAGCGTAAAGCCTAATGTGAGTGAAAGAAAAAACAAGTGATATAAAGTGATTAAATACAAAGCGAGCTTTATAATTGGTTTGTTCAATCAGTAAGGAAACGAAGATGGGATTGTGTTTAAGAgccaaagaaagaaagacacaaacaTCTGCTAAACCTGATGAACAGAACAATAAGTCATTCCTTCTTTTTAACTCCTTCTGCTTCAGTACATGgttaatttaaatttgtatttatgcaCTACTGTCTTTTTAAATAACTTACTTTAGGCTTGTTTAATGTTTTCTAATAAGAACAACGAAGTCTGAACGTTGCGTTTTTTAGTAACTATGcatttgaatataatatatttctacaGTATTTGCATCTGTCGCTCATGTTATATCAAGTTTGGGGATCAAATACTGAAATCAATGGCTGTTTCCCACATTATTGCTGTCTTGTACACACTTGAACGTTTCTTAATTAAAGTGAGAAATTAATTTTTCTGTGTTTTGATGTCTTTCTAGTTTCTTTGATCTCACACAGAACAATCTGCAAATGAACaacaaatgaatcaaaatgaaaacaaagtcaGCATTATTCATCTCTTTGATCTtcgttgttgttttctttgttgacattttaaatgttaatttgaattcgttcttaaagggacagttcagttATAATATAAACCTATTTAAATTTAAACCTAATTTTTGTTCCATCCAAAGTGAGAGTGAGTAAACCTTGAtgaaattttcagttttgggtgaactgtccctttaagagaaaaGGACAATAATGTCAAGCACATGTGGTTCTCCAGTCCGTTTTCTCTCAAAGGATCAAAAGAACCACAGGCTTCCAGAAGCACATGTTCAGGAAGGAAAGTCGTGTGCCTgtttaaaatgacaatgcatttcaATTGTACAATTTTTGGATAATAACTGTGAAGCATCTCTGCTCACTGGTCCAGCCTGAAGCTTTCAAAAAGTTTTCACAAAAGTGCAGAAAGATTTGCCATAATTTAACTTTCACTACAAGACATTTTGAGCAAACAAGTCGTAAGCAAAGAAAGTAACCTCATGTGGCTCCACTGATGGCTTTCAGAAgtgttcacactgctcttttccataaactGAAAGTATTTATTAACTATATATTTCAAGCAatccatatatatttatatagcctacagtATGCATTATTTTCCAAGTCTTCTGACTAAAGTCTTATGATATAGCTGCTCTGACCAGAATATTATTCTGTTATAGTTTGAGATGCTTGTTAACCCAACTGGTCTTGAGGTGTTTCTTTCAGAGTttgagttatttattattttgctctggACTGCAAAATAAGAGAGTAAAAAATATGGCCAAAATGTGACGCATCAGTAAAAGCACATGTGTTTGCATTCGGAAAAGTAAATTGTTATCTTGATTATGTTTGGTTCTGGTCACGGTACGGTTGTGTTTGTCACGTTAGGTTACTTGGTTTAAGACTCAAAGTTCACGGATTAGTTGAAAGACTTGTGGATGTTTTGTGAGCAGTGTTGTTTCAGAAACTTTTATaggttttattgatattttgaatatttaattgttatttatttatttcagtgaaaGTTTTTTCTgtgagtttttgtcatttttaaaattaattttagttttatgacacacacacacacattacatttatatattttttattattaattattttattaaactttacTTTAGTCCCAAGTACCAAGAGAGATTTATGAGTAACATTGTTATAACactcttttttttatggttattttagtacatcaagttatgtgaaaataacaacaaaactgaTGATGAATTTGCTTATTTAACACACATTAAATTGTTCCAAACTGAGAGTAAATTTTACATGTTACAAATCTAGTTTGCAATCTTATAAGCAGATGGGCTGAAATGAAAAGATACTACTTCTAATAATAGCTCTACAGACAAATTATTAGCATTAGTTATAAGGCCGTGTATATGCACAGAACGTTTATAAATCAAAGAAATTGACAACGTGCTCTAATTACAGTTTAATTAGGGATGCCCCTCGTGGCCTTACTGGAAATATAGATGATAATGAGATTGAGATTGATGAGGAGAATGACCTCCataaatatgattacattttacaaaacagaCAAAATGACACGTTCTTGGTCAGCTGTCTTATCAAACACCTTCAGGTCATTGGGAAcccttttaaaaacaacatattttgacATAACTCACAACGCTTTACGATTTGGCTTTAATAAAGAGTCTTTATTGCAACCCACATTGTTGAACATGTATGAAACATGGATAAACATGCATGTAGACGAGACCTGAGCTCTACAGGACATCAAGTGTGCTTGAGGGCAGCTGATTGTTAAGTGAACAGAAAGGTAAATAAAATACTGGAAAGGGAAATAGTTTTTATGGAAATACTAAACAGAATGACACATGAAGGACAAGGGcaacagataaatagataaatgaagCTGCATCAtatgaccaaaaaataaataaaaatcacattctcTTAAAGTGCGCTTTGTAATTAACACAAATCTGAAGTCATTTGACAAAGCATTTTGTTTAGTCTCaaggaaataaaaatacatatttctgaAGTTTAACAGTCTTTCTGTTTACCGCGGTTCAGTATGGTAAAGCACACAACCTTCTGTTAAAGCAGACATGTCACAGAATGTCCAACCGAGACCTGCGAAGAAACGGCAAAGTGACCGTTTCACTGTGATAACAGCAAAAACCTTAAAAACAGAAGTGAGTTAAGGCTTCAGTATGCATCTACACAGAGTTCCAAGATGCAAACGCTttcctaaaaaagaaaaaggaatgtTAAAGGAatgtttcaccccaaaaaatggaaaatacaccctaatgttgtttcaaacccacaAAACTGTATTTGTTCAAATTAAATCTATGCTACTTTATTTGCATACAATTGAagttcaagctccaaaaatgcatcacagaaacaaaaaacacaaaactccTTCATAAAAGTCTAATGAATGCACTGTGTTCAAACTCATACTCAATCAAAAGTACACTGCTCTCAAACCTCGTTCACAAAAGTATTCAGATTGCATGTTGCGAGGGGGAGAGCTTTTGGACAAGAGAGGGTTAAATTAAGCGCTGTTCCTCTCACAAAGCTATCACATCAtgtcagaagacttggaatatagtgcacaagttgCATGCACTAATAAATTGTGCTTTAAAACGTCTCTTTTTGTGTTCTACTGTTTCATCCAGAACCACGAGGTATAAACTCAAAAGTGCAAGATACAAACTCACATTTCTGAGAAGTTCAATTTCTGCGATATAAAgtgcaattaaaagaaaaaaagtcagaattgcaagatgtaaacccATTATTGCTAGAAAGAAAAGACATAAATCTgggtttatatcttgcagtttctcagaactgaaagaaaaaatgctgaattgtaaaataaaattttttttattttattacggATTTAATTTTTACTCTTGTGGCCAAAACAGGCTTGTGGGTTTGAGACGAGATGAGGGTCATTAAATATCAACCATTTAGATTTTgggctttctttttttaaagtgagaaatgttgaaaacaaaacaaaaaacaacttcaTCAAATCATTCAGAATATATAACTACTCAATCTGCCCATTTATATTACTCCCTGTACAAACTCACAAACACAAATCCAACACACGTTCTACTATTCACATGATCATGTGCTGAGAtcagagaaaaaacatttaaaataacactttatataCAGCCAAAGATTAACTTGTCGAACGGAGAAGACACTTTGGTCAACTTGAAGTTATTAATCCAAGCTTAACCCTTTTAAATACTTCCTCACAATTTTTTTCAGGTATGTCATCAGAAAAGTTTCTAAACGTAGACCGTCGTCTCTTTATACAGAATGATGAacagttcagaaaaataaaagagagcGAGGTAACACCTCAACGAAGGTCATGTCGTTCTGCATCTAGTTCAGCTTCTTCAACACGATTCCTTCAACGGACCTAAAAGCCATCATCAAACCGGAGCGAAGGAAGGAAACGCTCTCCGGTGAGGGTCAGACGCCAGTTTTGGTTGATCTCTGGAGGTTTGCTTCAGCTGCGGTGCTTTCTCAACCTCACTCCATTTTAGACATCTCAAACTTGGTGGTCATGATCTCCTGTGTGAGAATCAGGTATGAATTCAATCATTTATTTAGGACGGTGATGCACATAAAAGAGACTAAAACTAGACTTAAGTCTCACTTTAATATCACTAGATACTACACtgatgattttattaatattttgaactgttttctatttttctattcattttaatgttgacgtttttgtaattttgttgttttgccgTTTCAGATTTTCTATATTTATAGAGttttactcatttttattttaagtattttaatacatcaagttcaactaaatgaaaattgctgcattggcaactagctgaaataaaaaaagtaaaatttttattaatgtatttaaagtcaattattttatttaaagtaacaaataagtgtttttttatggCTTTAATATTTGTTACTATAAATAACCCTGGAACTGGATCTGATCAAGAAAACTGTAGAGAAAGagattaaaagaataaaacttaAAGATACAGCAAAGCAAAACtatgatttacatttattcattagaGATGTGTTTTtggccgattcttgaagatggctaaggactcagtgCTCAGATGATATGATATTTTAttcatgacagaaataaagtgaAACTGCATACCTCATCTGAGTCCAGAAGAACAGGAAGAGCtctgaaaataaaagtgaatgattaCAAATTCACACGGGAAGCgctcatctttatttttttctgcatgtatgtttctgtcaaacagaaatGACCTACACATCAGACAGAGAGGTAGGAATATTCTCCTCCACCCACTTCAAATCTTCATCCTGAAACAAATTAACACTAAGtcaaatatttataacatttattgacATTTACTGCTTTTTTTCTTGAAGACgcctaattttaatattataaaatgaaaaaatatataaatgttgggTCTATGacttttattatgcttttaattaagtctcaccaaggctgcatttaattgataaaagaaacagtaaaaacaggaatattgtgaaatatttttacaatttaaaacaactgttttctatgagAATATATTTCATGATGCAATTTATTCTTGGGatacaaagctgtattttctccagtcttcagtgtcacgtgatccttcagaaatcattcttatatccTGATTCACTGCTCATGAAACAatccttttttaattttcaatattaaaaacagtcgtgctgcttcatgtttttacatattttcagAATTCTCTACATACAAGTTCAACAGAACaatttattctaaatataaatcttttgtaacattataaaacgTTTTTTATAGTCACTTCTGGGcaatttaccgtatttttcggactataagtcgcacctgagtataagtcgcatcagtccaaaaatacgtcatgatgaggaaaaaaaacatataagtcgcactggactagaaatcgcatttatttagaaccaagagaaaacattaccgtctccagccgccagagggcgctctatgtcttcagtgtagattacaggagaactgagcagcatagagcgccctctggcggctggagatggtaatgttttctcttggttcaggtctcttagttcatttctcttggttcatgtcaaattaattttgataaataaagtcgcaggaccagcc
This genomic window from Carassius auratus strain Wakin unplaced genomic scaffold, ASM336829v1 scaf_tig00216326, whole genome shotgun sequence contains:
- the LOC113097552 gene encoding fibulin-7-like; protein product: MKLSYTVYLLLNFLSLYDCNDSAQGCMDKHRVMGMLRQMEKFLKGQEIRFTEGLRIIKSKLTNLQNSVSKPPQADQSSSQSSCPPLLAPAHGRKFGSKYLVGHEVHFTCSQGYRMIGPGTRVCHENGTWSGVSVVCKDVSVCASDPCQNGGTCVEALNQFKCTCPNNWSGSQCQYQTQTVPPEWSVMNDPAFSRKPRCAKVERAQHCSCDAGFHMSGTSDNSICQDVNECEVYKTERGGPLCGHACVNVPGSYHCSCPTGYKLLADGRSCEDVDECLTQQHNCSHGTTCINSGGGFQCVNPECPPSNGNISYVKTSPLQCERNPCPMESRSCPFAAKTISYHYLSLPSNLRTPATLFRMATATAPGRPGPDSLRFGIAGGGDARSMFVMQRSDRQTGELILVQPLRGPQELSVEVEMSEYADRTFQAKYLARVNLLISPYEF